Proteins encoded by one window of Salvia splendens isolate huo1 chromosome 7, SspV2, whole genome shotgun sequence:
- the LOC121742750 gene encoding protein HIRA-like isoform X1, producing MKAEKPSWIKHGTTQIFSIDIQPGGLRFATGGGDHKVRIWNTKSVGREMQKDDSASKLLATLRDHFGSVNCVRWAKHGRYIASGSDDQVILVHERKPGSGTTEFGSGEPPDVENWKVAITLRGHTADVVDLNWSPDDSTLASGSLDNTIHVWDMSNGICTAVLRGHSSLVKGVAWDPIGSFIASQSDDKTVIIWRTSDWSLAHRTDGHWAKSLGSTFFRRLDWSPCGHFVTTTHGFQKPRHSAPVLERGEWSATFDFLGHNAPIIVAKFNHSMFRRTPSSSEDLKASPVGWSNGSSKVEGKDSTPYNVIAIGSQDRTITVWTTTSPRPLFVAKHFFFQSVVDLTWSPDGYSLFACSLDGTVATFHFEVSEIGYKLTDAEVDDLKRNRYGDVRGRQGNLAETPAQLLLEAASAKQTPNKKTHTAVPESQASLKPSVDLGVTKKISKTVVNAGKKIDEAIGHVSNKVASARMSTPVRQKEYRRPDGRKRIIPEAVGVTAHQETTSIDHHSEGLPLAMKSSDHGKDNNGVMYTGNGSREGSIRKVVGGSADLRERSGVTARASISENLIIEKVPASGSKDTSYNVEQVGQLPSGSSILSIRVFDNKQGEDAICMEARPREHAVNDIVGAGNTLTIRETELSCTRGSQNLWSDRISGKVTVLSGNSNFWAVGCEDGSLQVYTRCGRRAMPTLMIGSAAVFIDCDEFWKLLVVTRKASLYVWDLFNKTCLLQDSLASLVTTDLKSDAGTVKVISAKLSKSGSPLVVLATRHAYLFDMSLKCWLRVADDCFPASNFSSSWTLGPALGGELAALQVDVRKYLARKPGWSRVTDDGMQTRAHLEAQLASALALNSPNEYRQCLLSYVRYLAREADESRLREVCENFLGPPIGIAESGSDAKSPVWDPSILGMNKHKLLREDILPAMASNRKVQRLLNEFMDLLSEYDTAETNSEPKNPPQLTALSQPAKDVMDSNPPTVDKQDSDPAETSRENLVEPADHTLQAIDEMDPVTTTTQPQADSVQNTPQATEQMDIDVPASDQVENPAPSPKEKDS from the exons ATGAAAGCAGAGAAACCTAGCTGGATTAAGCATGGCACCACTCAGATTTTCTCCATTGATATTCAACCTGGTGGCCTCAGGTTTGCAACTGGTGGTGGTGATCACAAG GTTCGCATTTGGAACACGAAGTCTGTTGGCAGAGAGATGCAGAAAGATGATTCGGCTTCGAAGCTTTTGGCAACTTTGCGGGACCATTTTGGGTCTGTTAACTGTGTTAGGTGGGCTAAGCATGGGCGGTATATTGCATCTGGATCTGACGATCAAGTTATTCTTGTTCACGAGCGGAAGCCTGGCTCGGGAACCACCGAGTTTGGCAGTGGTGAACCACCTGATGTTGAGAACTGGAAAGTTGCCATTACTTTGAGAGGGCACACTGCTGATGTG GTGGATCTTAATTGGTCTCCTGATGATTCGACATTGGCCAGTGGGAGTCTGGATAACACCATTCATGTTTGGGACATGAGTAACGGAATATGCACTGCAGTTCTACGTGGTCATTCTAGTCTCGTAAAGGGTGTAGCTTGGGATCCTATCGGGTCATTTATAGCTAGTCAATCGGATGACAAGACTGTCATAATTTGGCGAACAAGTGACTGGAGCCTTGCTCATCGAACCGATGGTCACTGGGCTAAATCT CTTGGCTCCACCTTCTTCAGACGGCTAGACTGGTCACCGTGTGGTCATTTTGTAACTACGACTCATGGTTTTCAGAAGCCCAGGCATTCTGCGCCTGTTCTCGAGAGAGGAGAATGGTCCGCCACATTTGACTTCTTAGGACATAATGCACCAATAATTGTTGCTAAGTTCAACCATTCAATGTTTCGGAGGACTCCCTCTAGTTCCGAGGACTTAAAAGCTTCACCGGTTGGTTGGAGCAATGGCTCTTCAAAGGTTGAAGGAAAAGATTCAACGCCATATAATGTTATTGCAATAGGAAGTCAGGACCGCACCATAACTGTATGGACTACAACTAGCCCGAGACCTCTTTTCGTGGCAAAGCATTTCTTCTTTCAAAGTGTGGTGGACCTCACCTG GAGCCCTGATGGCTACTCGTTATTCGCTTGTTCCTTGGATGGGACAGTGGCAACATTCCATTTTGAAGTGAGTGAAATTGGATATAAATTGACTGATGCTGAAGTAGATGATTTGAAGAGGAATCGCTATGGCGATGTCAGAGGTCGGCAGGGAAACTTAGCTGAGACTCCTGCACAGTTATTGCTTGAAGCAGCTTCTGCGAAGCAAACTCCAAATAAAAAGACGCATACAGCTGTTCCAGAGAGTCAGGCATCTCTGAAACCTTCAGTTGATTTAGGAGTcactaaaaaaattagtaagACGGTTGTAAATGCTGGAAAGAAAATTGATGAAGCTATCGGTCATGTATCGAATAAGGTGGCCTCAGCTCGGATGTCAACCCCTGTAAGGCAGAAAGAATATAGACGCCCTGACGGTCGGAAAAGGATAATACCAGAAGCAGTTGGTGTCACTGCCCATCAGGAGACAACATCTATTGATCATCACTCTGAAGGTCTTCCGTTAGCTATGAAATCTTCAGATCATGGCAAGGACAATAACGGAGTGATGTATACTGGTAATGGTAGTCGAGAAGGGTCAATAAGAAAGGTTGTAGGCGGGAGTGCCGATCTAAGAGAGCGCTCTGGTGTCACGGCTAGAGCATCTATTAGTGAAAACTTGATTATCGAGAAGGTTCCTGCCTCTGGGAGTAAAGACACAAGCTATAATGTTGAGCAGGTTGGTCAACTACCTTCTGGTAGTAGTATCCTTTCGATACGAGTATTTGATAACAAACAAGGGGAAGATGCAATTTGCATGGAAGCCCGTCCGAGAGAGCATGCAGTTAACGATATTGTGGGAGCAGGAAACACTTTAACGATCAGAGAAACAGAACTTTCTTGTACACGAGGGTCTCAGAATCTTTGGTCCGACAGGATCTCTGGGAAGGTCACTGTCTTGTCTGGAAATTCGAACTTCTGGGCTGTTGGTTGTGAAGATGGATCACTCCAG GTTTACACAAGATGTGGGAGGCGTGCCATGCCAACCCTGATGATCGGTTCTGCAGCTGTATTTATCGATTGTGATGAATTCTGGAAGTTGTTAGTTGTCACAAGGAAGGCGTCCTTGTATGTTTGGGATCTTTTCAACAAGACGTGTTTACTTCAGGATTCCTTAGCTTCACTGGTAACAACGGATCTCAAATCCGATGCTG GTACAGTTAAAGTTATATCTGCAAAATTATCAAAATCCGGTTCTCCCCTCGTTGTCTTGGCCACACGCCATGCGTATTTATTTGACATGAGTCTCAAGTGTTGGCTGAGAGTCGCAGATGATTGTTTTCCTGCTTCGAATTTCTCTAGCTCCTGGACCCTAGGCCCTGCTCTTGGTGGTGAGCTGGCTGCGTTACAGGTTGATGTCAGGAAATATCTGGCACGGAAACCGGGGTGGAGCAG AGTGACTGATGACGGAATGCAAACACGTGCTCATTTGGAAGCTCAGCTGGCATCTGCTTTGGCTTTGAATTCTCCTAATGAATATCGCCAGTGTCTTCTGTCTTACGTTCGCTATTTAGCAAG GGAGGCAGATGAATCCCGCTTACGAGAAGTTTGTGAGAACTTTCTCGGACCTCCCATCGGAATAGCTGAATCTGGATCAGATGCAAAATCACCAGTGTGGGACCCTTCTATTCTT GGAATGAATAAGCACAAGCTCCTCCGTGAAGACATTCTTCCAGCGATGGCATCCAACAGGAAAGTCCAACGGCTGCTCAACGAGTTCATGGATCTCCTATCTGAATACGACACTGCTGAGACCAACTCTGAGCCGAAGAATCCACCACAGCTAACTGCACTATCCCAGCCTGCGAAAGATGTAATGGATTCCAATCCTCCTACGGTAGACAAACAAGATTCTGATCCAGCAGAGACCTCTCGAGAGAATCTTGTCGAGCCAGCTGATCATACTCTGCAGGCTATCGATGAAATGGATCCTGTCACAACGACGACACAACCTCAAGCAGATTCTGTTCAAAACACGCCCCAAGCAACAGAACAAATGGACATAGACGTCCCTGCCTCGGATCAAGTGGAAAATCCCGCCCCATCTCCAAAAGAGAAGGATTCTTGA
- the LOC121742750 gene encoding protein HIRA-like isoform X3, translating into MKAEKPSWIKHGTTQIFSIDIQPGGLRFATGGGDHKVRIWNTKSVGREMQKDDSASKLLATLRDHFGSVNCVRWAKHGRYIASGSDDQVILVHERKPGSGTTEFGSGEPPDVENWKVAITLRGHTADVVDLNWSPDDSTLASGSLDNTIHVWDMSNGICTAVLRGHSSLVKGVAWDPIGSFIASQSDDKTVIIWRTSDWSLAHRTDGHWAKSLGSTFFRRLDWSPCGHFVTTTHGFQKPRHSAPVLERGEWSATFDFLGHNAPIIVAKFNHSMFRRTPSSSEDLKASPVGWSNGSSKVEGKDSTPYNVIAIGSQDRTITVWTTTSPRPLFVAKHFFFQSVVDLTWSPDGYSLFACSLDGTVATFHFEVSEIGYKLTDAEVDDLKRNRYGDVRGRQGNLAETPAQLLLEAASAKQTPNKKTHTAVPESQASLKPSVDLGVTKKISKTVVNAGKKIDEAIGHVSNKVASARMSTPVRQKEYRRPDGRKRIIPEAVGVTAHQETTSIDHHSEGLPLAMKSSDHGKDNNGVMYTGNGSREGSIRKVVGGSADLRERSGVTARASISENLIIEKVPASGSKDTSYNVEQVGQLPSGSSILSIRVFDNKQGEDAICMEARPREHAVNDIVGAGNTLTIRETELSCTRGSQNLWSDRISGKVTVLSGNSNFWAVGCEDGSLQVYTRCGRRAMPTLMIGSAAVFIDCDEFWKLLVVTRKASLYVWDLFNKTCLLQDSLASLVTTDLKSDAGTVKVISAKLSKSGSPLVVLATRHAYLFDMSLKCWLRVADDCFPASNFSSSWTLGPALGGELAALQVDVRKYLARKPGWSRVTDDGMQTRAHLEAQLASALALNSPNEYRQCLLSYVRYLAR; encoded by the exons ATGAAAGCAGAGAAACCTAGCTGGATTAAGCATGGCACCACTCAGATTTTCTCCATTGATATTCAACCTGGTGGCCTCAGGTTTGCAACTGGTGGTGGTGATCACAAG GTTCGCATTTGGAACACGAAGTCTGTTGGCAGAGAGATGCAGAAAGATGATTCGGCTTCGAAGCTTTTGGCAACTTTGCGGGACCATTTTGGGTCTGTTAACTGTGTTAGGTGGGCTAAGCATGGGCGGTATATTGCATCTGGATCTGACGATCAAGTTATTCTTGTTCACGAGCGGAAGCCTGGCTCGGGAACCACCGAGTTTGGCAGTGGTGAACCACCTGATGTTGAGAACTGGAAAGTTGCCATTACTTTGAGAGGGCACACTGCTGATGTG GTGGATCTTAATTGGTCTCCTGATGATTCGACATTGGCCAGTGGGAGTCTGGATAACACCATTCATGTTTGGGACATGAGTAACGGAATATGCACTGCAGTTCTACGTGGTCATTCTAGTCTCGTAAAGGGTGTAGCTTGGGATCCTATCGGGTCATTTATAGCTAGTCAATCGGATGACAAGACTGTCATAATTTGGCGAACAAGTGACTGGAGCCTTGCTCATCGAACCGATGGTCACTGGGCTAAATCT CTTGGCTCCACCTTCTTCAGACGGCTAGACTGGTCACCGTGTGGTCATTTTGTAACTACGACTCATGGTTTTCAGAAGCCCAGGCATTCTGCGCCTGTTCTCGAGAGAGGAGAATGGTCCGCCACATTTGACTTCTTAGGACATAATGCACCAATAATTGTTGCTAAGTTCAACCATTCAATGTTTCGGAGGACTCCCTCTAGTTCCGAGGACTTAAAAGCTTCACCGGTTGGTTGGAGCAATGGCTCTTCAAAGGTTGAAGGAAAAGATTCAACGCCATATAATGTTATTGCAATAGGAAGTCAGGACCGCACCATAACTGTATGGACTACAACTAGCCCGAGACCTCTTTTCGTGGCAAAGCATTTCTTCTTTCAAAGTGTGGTGGACCTCACCTG GAGCCCTGATGGCTACTCGTTATTCGCTTGTTCCTTGGATGGGACAGTGGCAACATTCCATTTTGAAGTGAGTGAAATTGGATATAAATTGACTGATGCTGAAGTAGATGATTTGAAGAGGAATCGCTATGGCGATGTCAGAGGTCGGCAGGGAAACTTAGCTGAGACTCCTGCACAGTTATTGCTTGAAGCAGCTTCTGCGAAGCAAACTCCAAATAAAAAGACGCATACAGCTGTTCCAGAGAGTCAGGCATCTCTGAAACCTTCAGTTGATTTAGGAGTcactaaaaaaattagtaagACGGTTGTAAATGCTGGAAAGAAAATTGATGAAGCTATCGGTCATGTATCGAATAAGGTGGCCTCAGCTCGGATGTCAACCCCTGTAAGGCAGAAAGAATATAGACGCCCTGACGGTCGGAAAAGGATAATACCAGAAGCAGTTGGTGTCACTGCCCATCAGGAGACAACATCTATTGATCATCACTCTGAAGGTCTTCCGTTAGCTATGAAATCTTCAGATCATGGCAAGGACAATAACGGAGTGATGTATACTGGTAATGGTAGTCGAGAAGGGTCAATAAGAAAGGTTGTAGGCGGGAGTGCCGATCTAAGAGAGCGCTCTGGTGTCACGGCTAGAGCATCTATTAGTGAAAACTTGATTATCGAGAAGGTTCCTGCCTCTGGGAGTAAAGACACAAGCTATAATGTTGAGCAGGTTGGTCAACTACCTTCTGGTAGTAGTATCCTTTCGATACGAGTATTTGATAACAAACAAGGGGAAGATGCAATTTGCATGGAAGCCCGTCCGAGAGAGCATGCAGTTAACGATATTGTGGGAGCAGGAAACACTTTAACGATCAGAGAAACAGAACTTTCTTGTACACGAGGGTCTCAGAATCTTTGGTCCGACAGGATCTCTGGGAAGGTCACTGTCTTGTCTGGAAATTCGAACTTCTGGGCTGTTGGTTGTGAAGATGGATCACTCCAG GTTTACACAAGATGTGGGAGGCGTGCCATGCCAACCCTGATGATCGGTTCTGCAGCTGTATTTATCGATTGTGATGAATTCTGGAAGTTGTTAGTTGTCACAAGGAAGGCGTCCTTGTATGTTTGGGATCTTTTCAACAAGACGTGTTTACTTCAGGATTCCTTAGCTTCACTGGTAACAACGGATCTCAAATCCGATGCTG GTACAGTTAAAGTTATATCTGCAAAATTATCAAAATCCGGTTCTCCCCTCGTTGTCTTGGCCACACGCCATGCGTATTTATTTGACATGAGTCTCAAGTGTTGGCTGAGAGTCGCAGATGATTGTTTTCCTGCTTCGAATTTCTCTAGCTCCTGGACCCTAGGCCCTGCTCTTGGTGGTGAGCTGGCTGCGTTACAGGTTGATGTCAGGAAATATCTGGCACGGAAACCGGGGTGGAGCAG AGTGACTGATGACGGAATGCAAACACGTGCTCATTTGGAAGCTCAGCTGGCATCTGCTTTGGCTTTGAATTCTCCTAATGAATATCGCCAGTGTCTTCTGTCTTACGTTCGCTATTTAGCAAG ATGA
- the LOC121742750 gene encoding protein HIRA-like isoform X2, which produces MSNGICTAVLRGHSSLVKGVAWDPIGSFIASQSDDKTVIIWRTSDWSLAHRTDGHWAKSLGSTFFRRLDWSPCGHFVTTTHGFQKPRHSAPVLERGEWSATFDFLGHNAPIIVAKFNHSMFRRTPSSSEDLKASPVGWSNGSSKVEGKDSTPYNVIAIGSQDRTITVWTTTSPRPLFVAKHFFFQSVVDLTWSPDGYSLFACSLDGTVATFHFEVSEIGYKLTDAEVDDLKRNRYGDVRGRQGNLAETPAQLLLEAASAKQTPNKKTHTAVPESQASLKPSVDLGVTKKISKTVVNAGKKIDEAIGHVSNKVASARMSTPVRQKEYRRPDGRKRIIPEAVGVTAHQETTSIDHHSEGLPLAMKSSDHGKDNNGVMYTGNGSREGSIRKVVGGSADLRERSGVTARASISENLIIEKVPASGSKDTSYNVEQVGQLPSGSSILSIRVFDNKQGEDAICMEARPREHAVNDIVGAGNTLTIRETELSCTRGSQNLWSDRISGKVTVLSGNSNFWAVGCEDGSLQVYTRCGRRAMPTLMIGSAAVFIDCDEFWKLLVVTRKASLYVWDLFNKTCLLQDSLASLVTTDLKSDAGTVKVISAKLSKSGSPLVVLATRHAYLFDMSLKCWLRVADDCFPASNFSSSWTLGPALGGELAALQVDVRKYLARKPGWSRVTDDGMQTRAHLEAQLASALALNSPNEYRQCLLSYVRYLAREADESRLREVCENFLGPPIGIAESGSDAKSPVWDPSILGMNKHKLLREDILPAMASNRKVQRLLNEFMDLLSEYDTAETNSEPKNPPQLTALSQPAKDVMDSNPPTVDKQDSDPAETSRENLVEPADHTLQAIDEMDPVTTTTQPQADSVQNTPQATEQMDIDVPASDQVENPAPSPKEKDS; this is translated from the exons ATGAGTAACGGAATATGCACTGCAGTTCTACGTGGTCATTCTAGTCTCGTAAAGGGTGTAGCTTGGGATCCTATCGGGTCATTTATAGCTAGTCAATCGGATGACAAGACTGTCATAATTTGGCGAACAAGTGACTGGAGCCTTGCTCATCGAACCGATGGTCACTGGGCTAAATCT CTTGGCTCCACCTTCTTCAGACGGCTAGACTGGTCACCGTGTGGTCATTTTGTAACTACGACTCATGGTTTTCAGAAGCCCAGGCATTCTGCGCCTGTTCTCGAGAGAGGAGAATGGTCCGCCACATTTGACTTCTTAGGACATAATGCACCAATAATTGTTGCTAAGTTCAACCATTCAATGTTTCGGAGGACTCCCTCTAGTTCCGAGGACTTAAAAGCTTCACCGGTTGGTTGGAGCAATGGCTCTTCAAAGGTTGAAGGAAAAGATTCAACGCCATATAATGTTATTGCAATAGGAAGTCAGGACCGCACCATAACTGTATGGACTACAACTAGCCCGAGACCTCTTTTCGTGGCAAAGCATTTCTTCTTTCAAAGTGTGGTGGACCTCACCTG GAGCCCTGATGGCTACTCGTTATTCGCTTGTTCCTTGGATGGGACAGTGGCAACATTCCATTTTGAAGTGAGTGAAATTGGATATAAATTGACTGATGCTGAAGTAGATGATTTGAAGAGGAATCGCTATGGCGATGTCAGAGGTCGGCAGGGAAACTTAGCTGAGACTCCTGCACAGTTATTGCTTGAAGCAGCTTCTGCGAAGCAAACTCCAAATAAAAAGACGCATACAGCTGTTCCAGAGAGTCAGGCATCTCTGAAACCTTCAGTTGATTTAGGAGTcactaaaaaaattagtaagACGGTTGTAAATGCTGGAAAGAAAATTGATGAAGCTATCGGTCATGTATCGAATAAGGTGGCCTCAGCTCGGATGTCAACCCCTGTAAGGCAGAAAGAATATAGACGCCCTGACGGTCGGAAAAGGATAATACCAGAAGCAGTTGGTGTCACTGCCCATCAGGAGACAACATCTATTGATCATCACTCTGAAGGTCTTCCGTTAGCTATGAAATCTTCAGATCATGGCAAGGACAATAACGGAGTGATGTATACTGGTAATGGTAGTCGAGAAGGGTCAATAAGAAAGGTTGTAGGCGGGAGTGCCGATCTAAGAGAGCGCTCTGGTGTCACGGCTAGAGCATCTATTAGTGAAAACTTGATTATCGAGAAGGTTCCTGCCTCTGGGAGTAAAGACACAAGCTATAATGTTGAGCAGGTTGGTCAACTACCTTCTGGTAGTAGTATCCTTTCGATACGAGTATTTGATAACAAACAAGGGGAAGATGCAATTTGCATGGAAGCCCGTCCGAGAGAGCATGCAGTTAACGATATTGTGGGAGCAGGAAACACTTTAACGATCAGAGAAACAGAACTTTCTTGTACACGAGGGTCTCAGAATCTTTGGTCCGACAGGATCTCTGGGAAGGTCACTGTCTTGTCTGGAAATTCGAACTTCTGGGCTGTTGGTTGTGAAGATGGATCACTCCAG GTTTACACAAGATGTGGGAGGCGTGCCATGCCAACCCTGATGATCGGTTCTGCAGCTGTATTTATCGATTGTGATGAATTCTGGAAGTTGTTAGTTGTCACAAGGAAGGCGTCCTTGTATGTTTGGGATCTTTTCAACAAGACGTGTTTACTTCAGGATTCCTTAGCTTCACTGGTAACAACGGATCTCAAATCCGATGCTG GTACAGTTAAAGTTATATCTGCAAAATTATCAAAATCCGGTTCTCCCCTCGTTGTCTTGGCCACACGCCATGCGTATTTATTTGACATGAGTCTCAAGTGTTGGCTGAGAGTCGCAGATGATTGTTTTCCTGCTTCGAATTTCTCTAGCTCCTGGACCCTAGGCCCTGCTCTTGGTGGTGAGCTGGCTGCGTTACAGGTTGATGTCAGGAAATATCTGGCACGGAAACCGGGGTGGAGCAG AGTGACTGATGACGGAATGCAAACACGTGCTCATTTGGAAGCTCAGCTGGCATCTGCTTTGGCTTTGAATTCTCCTAATGAATATCGCCAGTGTCTTCTGTCTTACGTTCGCTATTTAGCAAG GGAGGCAGATGAATCCCGCTTACGAGAAGTTTGTGAGAACTTTCTCGGACCTCCCATCGGAATAGCTGAATCTGGATCAGATGCAAAATCACCAGTGTGGGACCCTTCTATTCTT GGAATGAATAAGCACAAGCTCCTCCGTGAAGACATTCTTCCAGCGATGGCATCCAACAGGAAAGTCCAACGGCTGCTCAACGAGTTCATGGATCTCCTATCTGAATACGACACTGCTGAGACCAACTCTGAGCCGAAGAATCCACCACAGCTAACTGCACTATCCCAGCCTGCGAAAGATGTAATGGATTCCAATCCTCCTACGGTAGACAAACAAGATTCTGATCCAGCAGAGACCTCTCGAGAGAATCTTGTCGAGCCAGCTGATCATACTCTGCAGGCTATCGATGAAATGGATCCTGTCACAACGACGACACAACCTCAAGCAGATTCTGTTCAAAACACGCCCCAAGCAACAGAACAAATGGACATAGACGTCCCTGCCTCGGATCAAGTGGAAAATCCCGCCCCATCTCCAAAAGAGAAGGATTCTTGA
- the LOC121810976 gene encoding cytochrome P450 94C1-like, with amino-acid sequence MELLQLGLASLLFLLSAAMVFVARMKPYCACETCQTFLTSTWTLKYNNLCDWYTHLLAESPTGTIHVHVLGNVITANPANVEHMLKTNFVNYPKGKQFSAILGDLLGRGIFNVDGDLWRFQRKMASLELGSVSVRSYAFDIVSSEIESRLVPILRSGSDFDLQDIFRRFSFDSICRFSFGLDPECLIPSLPASDFAAAFDLASRLSAERAVATSPIVWRMKRFLNLGSEKRLKQAIRSVHGLAEEVIRHKREHGGGGGDLLSRFMATTDDEVFLRDIVVSFLLAGRDTVASALTTFFWLLSRNPSAVESIREESDRVMGESRDEGATFAELREMHHLHAAVHESMRLFPPVQFDSKFCENDDVLPDGTFVSRGTRVTYHPYAMGRMERIWGEDRLEFDPSRWLENGVFKPQDSFKYPVFQGGVRVCLGKEMALVEMKAVALSLIRRFDIHVTGSGQGPKFMPGLTATLRGGLPAIVQERKH; translated from the coding sequence ATGGAGTTGCTGCAGCTCGGCCTCGCCtccctcctcttcctcctctccgCCGCCATGGTTTTTGTAGCGCGGATGAAGCCGTATTGCGCCTGCGAAACTTGCCAAACTTTCCTCACTTCGACGTGGACGCTGAAGTACAACAATCTCTGCGATTGGTACACCCACCTCCTCGCCGAATCCCCCACCGGAACGATCCACGTTCACGTCCTCGGCAACGTGATCACCGCCAATCCGGCTAATGTCGAGCACATGCTGAAGACGAATTTCGTCAATTATCCCAAGGGGAAGCAGTTCTCCGCGATTTTGGGAGATCTCCTCGGCCGCGGCATCTTCAACGTTGACGGCGATCTGTGGCGGTTCCAGCGCAAAATGGCGAGTCTCGAGCTTGGGAGTGTTTCGGTGAGATCCTACGCGTTCGATATCGTCAGCTCCGAGATCGAATCGAGGCTCGTTCCAATTCTCCGATCGGGATCCGATTTCGATCTGCAGGATATTTTCCGGCGATTCTCCTTCGACAGTATATGCCGATTCTCCTTCGGATTGGATCCGGAGTGCTTAATTCCGTCGCTTCCGGCGAGCGATTTCGCGGCGGCGTTTGATCTCGCGTCGAGGCTCTCGGCGGAGAGAGCCGTCGCGACGTCGCCGATTGTGTGGAGGATGAAGCGGTTTCTCAATCTCGGATCGGAGAAGAGGTTGAAGCAAGCGATTAGATCCGTCCACGGACTCGCGGAGGAGGTGATTAGGCACAAGCGCGAgcacggcggcggcggcggagatcTCCTTTCGAGATTCATGGCGACGACCGACGATGAAGTCTTTTTACGAGACATCGTCGTCAGTTTCCTCCTCGCCGGCCGCGACACGGTGGCGTCGGCGCTCACCACCTTCTTCTGGCTCCTCAGCCGGAACCCCTCCGCCGTCGAATCTATCCGCGAGGAGTCCGACCGCGTGATGGGGGAGTCGAGAGACGAGGGCGCGACGTTCGCGGAGCTCCGGGAGATGCACCACCTGCACGCGGCGGTGCACGAGAGCATGCGCCTCTTCCCGCCGGTGCAATTTGATTCGAAATTCTGCGAAAACGACGATGTTTTACCCGACGGCACTTTCGTCTCGAGGGGAACTAGGGTTACATACCATCCGTATGCGATGGGGCGAATGGAGCGGATTTGGGGGGAAGACCGGCTCGAATTCGACCCGAGTAGATGGCTCGAAAACGGAGTTTTCAAGCCGCAAGACTCGTTTAAGTACCCGGTTTTTCAGGGCGGGGTTAGGGTTTGTTTGGGCAAGGAGATGGCGTTGGTGGAAATGAAGGCAGTCGCGCTCTCTCTAATACGAAGGTTCGACATTCATGTGACCGGGTCAGGTCAAGGTCCAAAGTTCATGCCCGGGTTGACCGCCACTCTGCGTGGTGGCCTACCCGCAATTGTTCAAGAGCGGAAGCATTAG